From a single Brassica rapa cultivar Chiifu-401-42 chromosome A01, CAAS_Brap_v3.01, whole genome shotgun sequence genomic region:
- the LOC103842826 gene encoding lamin-like protein — MARLALIAAAVVLAFLAAAPVTEVAAKRWIVGDNKFWNPNINYTIWAQDKHFYLDDWLYFVYERNQYNVIEVNETNYISCNADNPIANWSRGSGRDVVHLNVTRHYYLISGSGGGCYGGMKLDVLVEKPPPPPIAAPIKNSARRAFSNFGFAHRFVIPVAVFTVIGTMWDAVLRFC, encoded by the exons ATGGCTAGACTTGCGTTGATTGCTGCGGCAGTGGTTCTAGCTTTTCTTGCGGCAGCTCCGGTGACTGAGGTGGCCGCTAAGAGATGGATAGTGGGTGATAACAAGTTCTGGAATCCCAATATCAACTATACCATTTGGGCTCAGGACAAACATTTCTACCTAGACGACTGGCTCT attttgtGTACGAGAGAAACCAATACAACGTTATAGAAGTGAACGAGACCAACTACATAAGTTGCAATGCCGATAACCCGATCGCTAACTGGAGCCGTGGATCGGGAAGGGACGTTGTTCATCTCAATGTGACCAGACATTACTATCTCATTAGCGGTAGCGGTGGTGGATGTTACGGTGGTATGAAGCTCGATGTTTTAGTTGAGAAACCGCCTCCCCCACCAATCGCAGCACCTATCAAGAACAGCGCAAGACGAGCCTTCTCCAACTTTGGTTTTGCACATCGGTTTGTCATTCCAGTAGCTGTTTTTACAGTGATCGGGACAATGTGGGACGCGGTACTGCGGTTTTGTTAA
- the LOC103848771 gene encoding probable serine/threonine-protein kinase At1g54610 has product MGCFHSKHSSPAGPPRHLRRRLDTAVHRSHPQNNHKPHVLPSPPPHRRVVNSSPKKHRNKDDDAPRSRTTGVSLRSGLTHGNVEAEQVAGGWPSWLSSAAPEAVHGWIPLRAEDFEKREKIGQGTYSNVFRACEVSTGRVMALKKIRVQNFETENIRFIAREIMILRRLDHPNIMKLEGIIASRNSNSMYFVFDYMEHDLEGLCSSPDIKFTEAQIKCYMQQLLLGVEHCHLRGIMHRDIKAANILVNNKGVLKLADFGLANIVTPRNKNQLTSRVVTLWYRAPELLMGSTSYSVSIDLWSVGCVFAEILTGRPLLKGRTEIEQLHKIYKLCGPPDEEFWEKNNKLHSQTKMFRPQHQYEGCLRESFEEFPKTAVSLLEKLLSTNPEKRGTASSAIMSEYFNTKPYACDPSTLPKYPPNKEMDAKYREELQRRRRVVIRKRDNLAPKKSGKSRRTIKEPTNKLPTQQEGKKEAETEIIVQTPSETSQATTRSEFPYTGLSQTKAPASGFAWAGAKKRKENDAASTLTYNQPAGSASHVSGMSMAFAKNTFGLTMNEDKPSLLRPHVSLDSSDVLLFPGVHHKKSDTGLTNAGANPKIFQTNGMNEILRRTESDAIVDVRRPPRIERGLK; this is encoded by the exons ATGGGTTGCTTCCACTCCAAGCATTCTTCTCCCGCTGGTCCGCCACGCCATCTCCGCCGCCGTTTAGACACCGCTGTCCACCGGAGTCATCCCCAAAACAACCACAAACCTCATGTTCTTCCTAGTCCTCCACCTCACCGCCGTGTTGTTAACTCATCTCCAAAAAAACATCGCAATAAAGACGATGATGCTCCAAGATCAAGGACAACCGGAGTTAGCCTGAGATCAGGACTGACGCATGGTAATGTAGAGGCTGAGCAGGTGGCGGGTGGTTGGCCTTCATGGCTCAGCTCTGCCGCACCGGAGGCCGTTCATGGATGGATCCCATTACGCGCAGAGGACTTCGAGAAAAGAGAGAAG ATTGGGCAAGGGACGTATAGCAACGTGTTCCGGGCTTGTGAGGTATCGACGGGACGAGTTATGGCTCTAAAGAAAATAAGGGTTCAAAATTTCGAAACTGAAAACATAAGATTCATTGCGAGAGAAATCATGATTTTGAGAAGATTAGATCATCCAAACATCATGAAACTCGAAGGGATCATCGCGTCACGTAACTCAAATAGCATGTACTTTGTGTTCGATTACATGGAACATGATCTCGAAGGCTTATGTTCATCTCCTGACATCAAATTCACTGAGGCACAA ATCAAATGCTACATGCAGCAGCTTCTGTTGGGAGTAGAACATTGTCATTTGCGAGGCATAATGCACAGAGACATTAAAGCAGCAAACATTCTGGTGAATAACAAAGGAGTTTTGAAGCTAGCTGATTTTGGACTAGCCAACATTGTAACACCaagaaacaagaatcagttAACAAGCCGGGTTGTGACGCTATGGTACCGTGCACCTGAACTTCTAATGGGTTCCACGAGTTATAGCGTATCAATCGATCTTTGGAGCGTGGGATGTGTTTTCGCTGAGATTCTTACCGGAAGGCCACTTCTTAAAGGAAGAACAGAG ATTGAACAACTTCacaagatttataaactctGTGGACCACCAGATGAAGAATTTTGGGAAAAGAACAATAAGCTTCATTCTCAAACTAAGATGTTTAGACCACAACATCAATATGAAGGTTGTCTGAGAGAAAGTTTTGAGGAGTTTCCAAAAACAGCAGTTAGTCTTCTGGAGAAATTATTATCTACTAATCCTGAGAAACGAGGAACTGCCTCTTCTGCTATCATGTCAGAG TATTTTAACACAAAGCCTTACGCTTGTGATCCATCTACGTTACCTAAGTATCCACCTAACAAAGAAATGGATGCTAAGTACCGTGAAGAACTTCAACGAAG GAGAAGAGTTGTTATAAGGAAAAGAGATAACTTAGCACCCAAGAAATCAGGGAAATCACGTAGAACAATCAAAGAGCCTACTAACAAGTTACCAACCCAACAG GAAGGAAAGAAGGAAGCCGAGACAGAGATCATTGTCCAGACACCATCCGAGACATCTCAAGCGACGACTCGAAGCGAGTTCCCGTACACTGGTTTATCTCAAACCAAGGCGCCGGCAAGCGGGTTCGCATGGGCTGGGGCTAAGAAGAGGAAAGAAAACGACGCAGCTTCAACGCTGACGTATAATCAGCCTGCAGGATCTGCGAGTCATGTCAGTGGTATGAGCATGGCTTTTGCTAAGAACACTTTTGGGTTAACAATGAATGAAGACAAACCGAGCTTGCTTAGGCCGCACGTTTCTCTAGACTCCTCTGACGTGTTGTTGTTCCCTGGCGTGCATCACAAGAAGTCGGATACG GGTTTGACGAATGCTGGGGCGAATCCGAAGATTTTTCAAACTAATGGGATGAATGAGATACTACGGAGGACTGAAAGTGATGCCATTGTCGATGTTCGAAGACCGCCAAGAATAGAAAGAGGTTTAAAATGa